A genome region from Microbacterium sp. CGR2 includes the following:
- a CDS encoding conjugal transfer protein TrbL produces the protein MGVCDVPIISSVCDVAGEAAATLVSAPFDWLASAMGAAAGWLFEAVWTVFDTTTLVDVTRPEYVAVYNILFGIAVFVMLIFFCLQLVTGLIKRDPSALSRAALGLAKSVLGSFVVITLTALMLEIVDQLCVGIIQAAGETTESMGDKITLLVAGLVGINIAAPGVGAIITIFLAGLAISAAAIVWLSLLVRKALLLVAIVLAPLAFSGASWDATKGWISKWAMFVIALIVSKLVLVVMFLVAITQVSAPIDGDLSSVADPIAGIVLMAMAAFAPYMTYKFLNFVGFDMYHAIGSEQDAKQALNRPVPTPGKPQGGAEPKKVLDGGDSGGGGGGKPPEPKPSAPGGGSAPAGGGKAAVSSGGAGAGTGGGAGAGAAAAGPVAAAVVAAKVAKDSATAGPRAGKALGGEGESAADAAGQTGSTPPPAAQAPPPSTPAPKTPSAPQSRPPKPTGKE, from the coding sequence GTGGGTGTATGCGATGTCCCCATCATCTCGTCCGTCTGCGACGTGGCCGGCGAAGCCGCCGCCACCCTCGTCTCGGCCCCCTTCGACTGGCTCGCCAGTGCGATGGGCGCCGCCGCCGGGTGGCTGTTCGAGGCCGTCTGGACGGTGTTCGACACCACCACACTGGTCGACGTCACCAGACCTGAGTACGTCGCGGTCTACAACATCCTGTTCGGCATCGCCGTGTTCGTGATGCTGATCTTCTTCTGCCTGCAACTCGTCACCGGGCTCATCAAACGCGACCCCAGCGCCCTCAGTCGTGCTGCCCTCGGACTCGCCAAGTCCGTGCTCGGGAGCTTCGTGGTCATTACCCTCACAGCGCTGATGTTGGAGATCGTCGATCAGCTCTGCGTCGGGATCATCCAAGCCGCCGGCGAGACGACCGAGTCGATGGGCGACAAGATCACCCTCCTGGTCGCGGGCCTGGTCGGGATCAACATCGCCGCCCCTGGCGTCGGAGCGATCATCACCATCTTCCTCGCCGGACTTGCGATATCGGCAGCCGCGATCGTCTGGCTCTCTCTTCTCGTCAGGAAGGCTCTGCTGTTGGTGGCGATCGTCCTCGCACCTCTGGCGTTCTCCGGCGCGTCGTGGGATGCGACGAAGGGGTGGATCAGTAAGTGGGCGATGTTCGTGATCGCCTTGATCGTCTCCAAGCTCGTCCTCGTCGTGATGTTTCTCGTCGCCATCACCCAAGTCAGTGCGCCGATCGACGGGGACCTGTCCTCGGTGGCCGACCCGATCGCGGGGATCGTGCTGATGGCGATGGCCGCGTTCGCCCCCTATATGACCTATAAGTTCCTGAACTTCGTTGGCTTCGACATGTACCACGCGATCGGCTCCGAACAGGACGCCAAGCAAGCCCTCAACCGGCCCGTTCCGACCCCGGGCAAGCCGCAGGGCGGGGCGGAGCCGAAGAAGGTCCTCGACGGCGGCGACAGCGGTGGTGGCGGTGGCGGGAAGCCTCCCGAGCCGAAGCCCTCCGCACCCGGTGGCGGTTCAGCGCCAGCCGGTGGGGGCAAGGCCGCCGTCAGCAGCGGCGGAGCGGGAGCGGGTACGGGCGGTGGAGCCGGCGCGGGTGCTGCGGCGGCGGGTCCTGTCGCGGCCGCGGTCGTCGCGGCGAAGGTCGCCAAAGACTCCGCGACTGCCGGGCCGAGGGCCGGCAAGGCGCTGGGGGGTGAGGGCGAGAGCGCCGCCGACGCCGCAGGCCAGACCGGCAGCACCCCACCGCCGGCAGCGCAGGCACCCCCGCCGTCGACCCCGGCACCCAAGACGCCCTCAGCGCCGCAGTCGCGTCCGCCGAAGCCGACCGGAAAGGAGTGA
- a CDS encoding ATP-binding protein, giving the protein MNTPETERERLHTSVLVAPAEERRRLRKQRREAAAKLQGEQRSAEKTAAKTKAEAERAERRATTYLPAAGEPGPAALRTPGRFRLPRHQDTSATLAGAYPFVAEGGLGSDGVFVGQDLYSGGSFVYDPWVLYARGVITAPNVVLAGIVGSGKSSLAKSLYTRSLPFGRRVYVPGDPKGEHTAVAEAVGGRAIVLGHGLNTRLNPLDEGHRPAGLSDEQWAITVASRRRDLIGALAETVLVRGLTPLEHTAIDLALTQTVRENDVPILPMVVDRILAPSEDADERLAEDGRLVGHALRRLVAGDLQGLFDGPSTVRFDPSLPMISLDLSRVTENSTLISVLMTCSSAWMESALLDPNGGQRWVIYDEAWRLMSHPALLKRMDAHWRLARHYGIANMLIFHKLSDLDNVGDQGSAMRSLANSLLANAETRIVYRQESDQLGPTAQALGLTGTEQKLLPSLGVGQGLWRIKARSFVTQHQLHPAEYSLFDTSTRASGGL; this is encoded by the coding sequence GTGAACACTCCCGAGACCGAACGCGAGCGGCTGCATACCTCTGTCCTCGTCGCACCTGCGGAGGAGCGGCGCCGGTTGCGCAAGCAGCGCCGCGAGGCCGCCGCGAAGCTCCAGGGCGAGCAACGTTCCGCCGAGAAGACAGCAGCCAAGACCAAAGCAGAGGCCGAGCGCGCCGAACGTCGCGCCACCACCTACCTGCCCGCAGCGGGCGAGCCCGGGCCGGCCGCGTTGCGCACGCCGGGCCGGTTCCGGCTCCCGCGTCACCAGGACACGTCTGCGACGTTGGCGGGTGCGTATCCGTTCGTCGCGGAAGGAGGCCTCGGCTCCGATGGGGTGTTCGTCGGCCAAGACCTATACTCCGGCGGCTCGTTCGTCTACGACCCCTGGGTCTTGTATGCCCGTGGTGTCATCACCGCACCGAATGTGGTGCTCGCAGGGATCGTCGGGTCCGGGAAGTCGTCGCTGGCGAAGTCCCTCTACACCCGGAGCCTGCCGTTCGGGCGTCGCGTCTATGTCCCCGGCGACCCCAAGGGCGAGCACACCGCCGTCGCCGAAGCCGTCGGCGGCAGGGCGATCGTCCTCGGCCACGGCCTGAACACTCGCCTGAACCCGCTCGATGAGGGTCACCGGCCCGCGGGACTTTCTGATGAGCAGTGGGCGATCACGGTCGCGTCGCGTCGCCGTGATCTGATCGGGGCGCTTGCTGAGACGGTGCTGGTGCGCGGGTTGACGCCGTTGGAGCACACGGCCATCGACCTCGCACTCACCCAGACGGTGCGGGAGAACGACGTGCCGATCCTGCCGATGGTCGTCGATCGCATCCTTGCCCCGAGTGAGGATGCTGACGAACGGCTGGCCGAGGATGGAAGGCTCGTCGGGCACGCGCTGCGCCGTCTGGTCGCCGGTGACCTACAAGGGTTGTTCGACGGTCCGTCGACCGTCCGGTTCGATCCGTCGCTGCCGATGATCAGCCTCGACCTGTCCCGGGTGACGGAGAACAGCACGTTGATTTCGGTGCTGATGACTTGCTCCAGCGCGTGGATGGAATCGGCCCTGCTGGACCCGAATGGTGGGCAGCGGTGGGTGATCTACGACGAGGCCTGGCGACTGATGTCCCACCCGGCTCTGTTGAAGCGGATGGATGCGCACTGGCGTCTCGCCCGCCATTACGGGATCGCGAACATGCTGATCTTCCACAAGCTCTCCGACCTGGACAACGTCGGCGACCAAGGCTCCGCCATGCGATCCCTCGCCAACAGTCTGCTCGCCAACGCTGAAACCCGGATCGTCTACCGGCAGGAATCAGACCAGCTCGGCCCCACCGCCCAAGCCCTCGGACTCACCGGCACCGAACAGAAACTCCTCCCCAGCCTCGGTGTGGGACAGGGGTTGTGGCGGATCAAGGCCAGGAGCTTCGTGACCCAGCATCAGCTCCATCCTGCTGAATATTCGCTGTTCGATACGAGCACTCGCGCGTCGGGAGGCCTGTGA
- a CDS encoding type IV secretory system conjugative DNA transfer family protein, with product MSDELTNAALIGLVGMFGVALILRASGSVAAFVTGTPQPAAGPASGLGVLFNPADPATALDADGLSPVVYWITTGLLLAALATAGIWAWGRLRRHSRKVETDPRRLAGTATAHDVTQAASGKALLRRASTLRPSLDDPAPADVGYLIGTSKGRQVWASVEDSILLIGPPRSGKGLHMVVNAILDAPGAVVTTSTRPDNLTATLRARQRDGRPVAVFDPQRLAEGIPAGMRWSPIRGCEDPLTAMIRATGLAAATGLSAGGVESGGFWEGKTRTALQALLHAAALDARPPSELFRWTLDPTTAAEAVAILTNSAQAATGWADSLGAMIDSDPKTRDSIWQGVALALGALADPRVLDAVSPGPGEGFDPETFIQERGTLYLLATGAGAGASSALVAAFVEDLIETARRIAARSPGARLDPPLLLALDEIGNLAPLPSLPTLMAEGGGTGITTLPVLQSLAQARDKWSDNAAGAIWDASIVKIILGGASNSRDLQDLSTLLGERDEYTDSVTLGDHGTRSSQRSVRRVPILPPDRIRTLPFGTGIALLRSAPPIVTDLRPWTNRPDAGQLTEDRTGIEALLRRPVS from the coding sequence ATGAGTGATGAGCTGACCAACGCCGCGCTCATCGGACTGGTCGGAATGTTCGGGGTAGCGCTGATCCTGCGCGCCTCAGGGTCAGTGGCGGCGTTCGTAACCGGCACACCCCAACCCGCGGCGGGGCCGGCGTCGGGCCTCGGGGTGCTGTTCAACCCCGCCGACCCCGCCACCGCCCTCGACGCCGACGGACTGAGTCCGGTCGTCTACTGGATCACCACCGGCCTCCTGCTCGCCGCACTCGCCACCGCCGGGATATGGGCATGGGGGCGGCTGCGCAGGCACTCGCGGAAGGTCGAGACCGACCCGCGGCGCCTGGCCGGCACCGCCACCGCCCACGACGTCACCCAGGCCGCCTCGGGCAAGGCGCTGCTGCGCCGCGCCAGCACGCTGCGCCCGTCGCTGGACGACCCAGCACCGGCGGATGTGGGCTATCTGATCGGCACCTCCAAGGGACGTCAGGTGTGGGCGAGCGTTGAGGACTCGATCCTGCTCATCGGCCCACCCCGTTCCGGCAAGGGCCTGCATATGGTCGTCAACGCGATCCTGGACGCCCCCGGCGCAGTCGTCACCACCAGCACACGGCCGGACAACCTCACCGCCACATTGCGCGCCCGCCAACGGGATGGGCGGCCGGTGGCGGTGTTCGACCCCCAACGTCTCGCCGAGGGCATCCCCGCCGGGATGCGCTGGTCACCCATCCGCGGCTGCGAGGACCCGCTGACGGCGATGATCCGTGCCACCGGCCTGGCCGCAGCCACCGGGCTGTCTGCTGGTGGGGTCGAGTCCGGAGGGTTCTGGGAAGGCAAGACCCGCACTGCCCTCCAGGCTCTCCTGCATGCCGCCGCGCTCGACGCTCGTCCGCCCTCGGAGCTGTTCCGGTGGACACTCGACCCCACCACAGCGGCCGAGGCCGTCGCCATCCTTACCAACAGTGCTCAGGCGGCCACAGGGTGGGCGGACTCGCTCGGCGCGATGATCGATTCGGACCCTAAGACTCGCGACTCCATTTGGCAGGGCGTCGCCCTCGCACTCGGAGCCCTCGCCGATCCCCGCGTCCTGGACGCCGTCAGTCCCGGTCCGGGTGAGGGCTTCGACCCCGAGACCTTCATCCAAGAGCGCGGCACGCTCTACCTGCTCGCCACCGGAGCTGGCGCCGGCGCATCCTCCGCGCTCGTGGCGGCGTTCGTCGAAGACCTCATCGAAACCGCCCGACGGATCGCCGCCCGCTCACCCGGCGCACGCCTGGACCCACCGCTGCTGCTGGCGCTGGATGAGATTGGCAACCTCGCACCCCTCCCGAGCCTTCCGACGCTGATGGCCGAAGGCGGCGGCACCGGCATCACGACCCTCCCCGTCCTCCAATCCCTCGCCCAAGCACGGGACAAGTGGTCGGACAACGCCGCCGGAGCAATCTGGGACGCCTCCATCGTCAAGATCATCCTCGGCGGCGCCTCCAACTCCCGCGACCTCCAAGACCTGAGCACACTCCTCGGGGAACGCGACGAATACACCGACAGCGTGACCCTCGGCGACCACGGGACGCGATCGAGTCAACGCTCCGTGCGCCGGGTCCCGATCCTGCCCCCTGACCGCATCCGCACGCTGCCGTTCGGCACCGGCATCGCTCTCCTGCGGTCTGCGCCACCGATCGTCACCGATCTGCGTCCCTGGACGAACCGTCCCGACGCCGGCCAGCTCACCGAGGACCGAACCGGGATCGAGGCGCTGCTGCGCCGTCCTGTTTCCTGA
- a CDS encoding GNAT family N-acetyltransferase, with protein sequence MDLTAGLRHGPIELRLVKSKDARALQQELLSNRSWLEPWEATVPYGSVSFDMRLSIRRLLQQYRDGSGYPFVMEYDGEVAGQLNVWGVSRGSLCSATIGYWVSERFAGRGITPTAVALATDACFTEYGLHRMEICIRPENAASLRIVQKLGFRYEGLRRRYIHIDGDWRDHYAFALTREDVPQGVLSRWLSGQVPPDAATVPPSDRIPS encoded by the coding sequence ATGGATCTGACGGCGGGACTAAGACACGGACCGATCGAGCTGCGCCTCGTGAAGTCCAAGGATGCCCGCGCTCTGCAGCAGGAGCTCCTCTCGAACAGATCGTGGCTCGAGCCATGGGAAGCAACGGTGCCGTACGGGTCGGTGTCGTTCGACATGCGTCTCAGCATCCGTCGCCTCCTGCAGCAGTACCGCGACGGCAGCGGCTACCCGTTCGTCATGGAGTACGACGGTGAGGTCGCCGGGCAGCTGAACGTGTGGGGCGTCTCGCGCGGCTCACTGTGTTCGGCGACCATCGGCTATTGGGTCAGTGAGCGGTTCGCCGGTCGAGGGATCACGCCGACGGCGGTCGCTCTCGCGACGGACGCCTGCTTCACCGAGTACGGACTGCACCGGATGGAGATCTGCATCCGCCCGGAGAATGCTGCCAGCCTTCGCATCGTGCAGAAGCTGGGGTTCCGCTATGAAGGGCTCCGCCGTCGCTACATCCACATCGATGGGGATTGGCGGGATCACTACGCGTTCGCGCTGACGCGGGAGGATGTCCCGCAGGGGGTGCTGTCGCGGTGGCTCAGCGGACAGGTGCCGCCGGATGCGGCGACCGTCCCGCCGTCGGACCGCATCCCGTCGTGA
- a CDS encoding single-stranded DNA-binding protein: MAIQTQQSFSGFVACDPQLSRTESGDARLYMKVGKEHYRQEEDGSFTQLETTFHNLVAFKAAAEQGHERLAKGDKFLAEGYVREYTYQRDGQAVEGEEFVARRLGHDMARTRYDVNRAPRQAAPERAAPAFAAPQPRPVTQSPAAVSM; the protein is encoded by the coding sequence ATGGCTATCCAGACTCAGCAGTCGTTCTCGGGATTCGTGGCGTGTGACCCGCAGCTATCCCGCACCGAGAGCGGCGATGCCCGGCTGTACATGAAGGTCGGCAAGGAGCACTACCGACAAGAGGAAGACGGGTCGTTCACGCAGTTGGAGACCACCTTCCACAACCTGGTCGCGTTCAAGGCCGCCGCCGAGCAGGGCCACGAACGACTCGCGAAGGGTGACAAGTTCCTCGCCGAGGGGTACGTCCGCGAGTACACCTACCAGCGCGACGGTCAGGCCGTCGAGGGTGAGGAGTTCGTCGCCCGCCGGCTCGGGCACGACATGGCCCGCACCCGTTACGACGTCAACCGCGCACCCCGCCAGGCCGCGCCTGAGCGGGCCGCGCCCGCGTTCGCCGCTCCCCAGCCCCGCCCGGTCACGCAGTCACCTGCGGCCGTGAGCATGTGA
- a CDS encoding M23 family metallopeptidase, producing the protein MKKALIVLLAAAVMFGPTVMLLGVGVLLNPAARAEATCLPGSTLVVEPIPDSLTATTRNGETITLNRQQLTHAATIITIGSQTEGINDQGVTIALMAALTESSLRMLSNTGTYPESGGYPNDGDGSDHDSLGLFQMRPQSGWGTVADLMDPTYQARAFYGGPGGPNYPSPRGLLDIPGWEQMDPGEAAQAVEVSAYPDRYRNFQPVAETILATLTRPLTGGGDSGVVPETSRVLFPLPEGSWVKTSDFGPRIHPITGQQSVHTGTDYAAPDGTPIHAVADGRVTTAEFSGGYGGLVVIDHTVAGQRVATAYAHMWETGIHVTEGQIVTAGQHIGDVGSSGNSTGPHLHLEVRPGGPGSEAVDPAAWLADHGATEHEGGDNGAGPGCAPGTDAGTPEEFPGGNPDVMVDDPTSSGQITARLLHLHTQGTATFPDSSWACYSPRPGTVSEHPLGRACDLTFGNAIGQAATGPALDAGWAVTNWMKTNAEILGVEYLIWQNQIWSLARDAEGWRPYERGTDVTTRHDDHLHVTVRSGS; encoded by the coding sequence GTGAAGAAGGCGCTGATTGTCCTGCTGGCCGCAGCCGTCATGTTCGGCCCCACGGTGATGCTGCTGGGGGTCGGGGTGCTGCTGAACCCGGCCGCCCGCGCCGAGGCGACCTGCCTGCCCGGCAGCACTCTGGTCGTGGAGCCGATCCCGGACTCATTGACCGCGACGACCCGCAACGGCGAGACCATCACCCTGAACCGTCAGCAGTTGACTCATGCCGCGACGATCATCACCATCGGCTCCCAGACCGAGGGCATCAACGACCAGGGTGTGACGATCGCGCTGATGGCCGCGCTCACCGAATCGAGCTTGCGGATGCTGTCCAACACCGGCACCTACCCCGAGTCCGGCGGCTATCCCAATGACGGCGACGGCTCCGACCACGACAGTCTCGGCCTGTTCCAGATGCGCCCACAGTCCGGGTGGGGAACCGTCGCCGACCTCATGGACCCCACCTACCAAGCGCGCGCGTTCTACGGCGGACCCGGTGGTCCGAACTATCCCTCCCCGCGGGGTCTGCTGGACATTCCCGGTTGGGAACAGATGGACCCTGGCGAGGCCGCCCAAGCCGTCGAGGTGTCCGCCTACCCGGACCGGTATCGCAACTTTCAGCCGGTCGCCGAGACCATCCTCGCGACGCTCACCCGCCCCCTCACCGGCGGCGGAGACTCAGGCGTGGTGCCGGAGACCAGCCGTGTCCTGTTCCCCCTCCCGGAGGGCTCCTGGGTCAAGACGTCGGACTTCGGGCCCCGCATCCACCCGATCACCGGGCAGCAGTCCGTCCACACCGGCACGGACTACGCCGCCCCCGACGGCACGCCGATCCACGCAGTCGCCGACGGGAGGGTCACCACGGCGGAGTTCTCGGGCGGGTATGGCGGGCTGGTCGTCATCGACCACACCGTCGCCGGCCAAAGGGTCGCCACCGCGTATGCGCACATGTGGGAGACCGGCATCCACGTCACCGAGGGCCAGATCGTTACCGCTGGGCAGCACATCGGTGACGTCGGCTCTTCGGGCAACTCCACCGGCCCCCACCTGCACCTGGAAGTGCGCCCCGGCGGCCCCGGCTCCGAAGCCGTCGACCCCGCTGCCTGGCTCGCCGACCACGGCGCCACCGAACACGAAGGCGGCGACAACGGGGCGGGACCCGGCTGCGCGCCCGGGACCGACGCCGGAACACCGGAGGAGTTCCCAGGCGGGAACCCGGACGTGATGGTCGATGACCCCACCAGCTCGGGACAGATCACCGCGCGGCTCCTGCACCTGCACACCCAAGGCACCGCAACGTTCCCCGACTCCTCGTGGGCCTGCTATTCACCCCGGCCCGGAACGGTCTCCGAACACCCATTGGGGCGGGCGTGCGATCTGACGTTCGGCAACGCCATCGGCCAGGCGGCCACCGGTCCGGCGCTCGACGCCGGTTGGGCGGTCACGAACTGGATGAAGACCAACGCCGAAATCCTGGGGGTGGAGTACCTGATCTGGCAGAACCAAATCTGGTCCCTCGCCCGCGACGCCGAGGGCTGGCGCCCCTACGAACGCGGCACCGATGTCACCACACGCCACGACGACCACCTGCACGTCACCGTGCGATCCGGGAGCTGA
- a CDS encoding SCO6880 family protein, producing the protein MTSNQNERTMSSELVPVKFSRLTRRGILLGLSLSQLITLAVGILSVVGALYAGGGILLAYTAPIWVLAATLTWTPISSRPAVEWLPVAFWWFWRSTGGQLLYRRRIVTPRPVGTLALPGDTSRLREYTDPETNAGMVHDPRQQTLTVVCEVTHPAFVLLDPGEQERRVTSWGRVLATVCRSGRIATLQVLERTLPDSGTGLAEWWASHGTADGTWAATTYAELIERAGPAGERHATTLSLSLDMKTSARQIRIAGGGIRGAAAVLRQEMNTLVAALRSADLAPTGWLTPGEIAVILRSAYDPAIAATLERHGELGQSLATAGPVAVNESWTRLRTDSAHHAVLWVSEWPRSLVYPGFLSPVLLSTGIQRSFSMICTPMRSDQAARDIRKKKVEHVSDAAQRAKIGQIEDAAQSAEYQDVLQQEADLTAGHGVLRYTGLISISAPTVEELEAGVAAIEQAAIQASCETRLLVGQQAAAFTAAALPLCRRV; encoded by the coding sequence ATGACCTCGAATCAGAACGAACGCACCATGTCCTCGGAGCTGGTGCCGGTGAAGTTCTCCCGCCTCACCCGCCGCGGCATCCTCCTCGGGCTCTCGCTGTCGCAGCTCATCACCCTCGCAGTCGGCATCCTCTCGGTCGTCGGTGCGCTCTACGCCGGCGGCGGCATCCTGCTCGCCTACACCGCACCCATCTGGGTACTGGCGGCCACCTTGACGTGGACACCGATCTCCAGTCGCCCCGCGGTGGAATGGCTGCCGGTGGCGTTCTGGTGGTTCTGGCGTTCGACCGGCGGACAGCTCCTCTACCGCCGCCGGATCGTCACACCACGACCCGTCGGCACCCTCGCCCTGCCCGGTGACACGTCCCGGCTGCGCGAATACACCGACCCCGAAACCAACGCCGGCATGGTCCACGACCCCCGCCAGCAGACGTTGACCGTGGTCTGCGAGGTCACCCACCCCGCCTTCGTCCTCCTCGACCCTGGCGAGCAGGAACGACGGGTCACCTCCTGGGGCCGTGTCCTGGCCACGGTGTGCCGCTCCGGGCGCATCGCTACCCTCCAGGTTCTTGAACGGACCCTGCCGGACTCCGGCACCGGGCTGGCCGAATGGTGGGCCTCCCACGGAACCGCCGACGGCACCTGGGCGGCCACCACCTACGCCGAACTCATCGAACGCGCTGGGCCCGCCGGGGAACGCCACGCGACCACGCTGTCGCTGTCGTTGGATATGAAGACCAGTGCCCGGCAGATCAGGATCGCCGGCGGTGGCATCCGCGGGGCCGCCGCCGTTCTACGCCAGGAGATGAACACGCTGGTCGCTGCACTGCGCTCGGCTGACCTCGCCCCGACCGGGTGGCTCACACCCGGCGAGATCGCCGTCATCCTGCGCTCGGCATATGATCCGGCGATTGCTGCGACCTTGGAACGTCACGGCGAACTCGGACAATCTCTGGCCACCGCCGGACCAGTCGCGGTCAACGAGTCCTGGACGAGATTGCGCACCGACTCCGCCCACCATGCGGTGCTGTGGGTCTCCGAATGGCCGCGCTCGCTCGTCTACCCCGGCTTCCTCTCACCCGTGCTCCTGTCGACCGGCATTCAGCGCAGCTTTTCGATGATCTGCACGCCCATGCGCTCCGACCAAGCCGCCCGCGACATCCGGAAGAAGAAGGTCGAGCACGTCAGCGACGCCGCACAGCGGGCGAAGATCGGGCAGATCGAAGACGCCGCCCAGAGTGCGGAATACCAAGACGTGCTCCAGCAGGAAGCCGACCTCACCGCCGGGCACGGGGTGCTCCGCTACACCGGCCTCATCTCCATCTCCGCCCCCACCGTCGAGGAACTAGAGGCCGGTGTGGCAGCGATCGAGCAAGCCGCGATTCAAGCCTCCTGCGAAACCAGGCTGCTGGTCGGTCAGCAGGCCGCGGCGTTCACCGCGGCCGCGTTGCCACTCTGCCGCCGCGTCTGA
- the galU gene encoding UTP--glucose-1-phosphate uridylyltransferase GalU, with translation MGEHKIKAVIPAAGLGTRFLPATKAMPKEMLPVVDKPAIQYVVEEAADAGIDDILVIIGRNKNAISNHFDSVPELEVKLMEKGDDGRLASVVKSSDLADIHFVRQGEPKGLGHAVLRARTHVGDSSFAVLLGDDLIDERDPLLTEMIAEHQRSGAAVVALMEVDPASIHMYGAAAVDPIDGSDNVRVTGLVEKPAQEDAPSNLAIIGRYVLPASVFDILERTEPGKGGEIQLTDALQEMAADTDGPGVVGVVFRGRRYDTGDRVDYIKAIVQLASDREDLGPELRPWLKEFAERL, from the coding sequence ATGGGTGAGCACAAGATCAAGGCCGTCATTCCCGCGGCAGGACTGGGAACACGATTCCTTCCTGCGACCAAGGCGATGCCGAAGGAGATGCTTCCGGTCGTCGACAAGCCGGCGATCCAGTACGTCGTCGAAGAAGCGGCGGATGCCGGTATCGACGACATCCTCGTCATCATCGGTCGGAACAAGAACGCGATCTCCAACCACTTCGACTCGGTCCCCGAGCTCGAGGTGAAGCTGATGGAGAAGGGCGACGACGGTCGCCTCGCCAGTGTCGTGAAGTCGAGCGATCTCGCCGACATCCACTTCGTCCGCCAGGGTGAGCCCAAGGGGCTCGGGCACGCCGTGCTGCGCGCTCGCACTCATGTGGGGGACAGCTCTTTCGCGGTGCTTCTCGGCGACGACCTCATCGATGAGCGCGACCCGCTGCTGACCGAGATGATCGCCGAGCACCAGCGCTCCGGCGCCGCGGTGGTGGCGCTGATGGAGGTCGATCCCGCCAGCATCCACATGTACGGTGCGGCTGCGGTCGACCCGATCGACGGGTCGGACAACGTTCGCGTGACCGGCCTCGTGGAGAAGCCCGCGCAGGAGGACGCACCGTCCAACCTGGCCATCATCGGGCGCTACGTGCTGCCGGCCTCCGTGTTCGACATCCTCGAGCGCACGGAGCCGGGTAAGGGTGGCGAGATCCAGCTCACCGATGCTCTGCAGGAGATGGCGGCCGACACGGACGGACCCGGCGTGGTCGGAGTCGTCTTCCGCGGGCGTCGTTACGACACCGGCGACCGGGTGGACTACATCAAGGCCATCGTGCAGCTCGCGTCTGACCGCGAGGACCTCGGTCCGGAGCTGCGTCCCTGGCTGAAGGAATTCGCGGAGCGCCTCTAG
- a CDS encoding DUF6112 family protein gives MDVFPDFEGVGGIGDLRAVIGALLTFVLIVAVLMLIVCAIIWAIATANGNHGAATKARVGAWTALGAAVLAGGGVAWLNWLISLGQQL, from the coding sequence ATGGATGTGTTCCCCGACTTCGAAGGCGTGGGCGGTATCGGTGACCTGCGCGCCGTCATCGGCGCGCTGTTGACGTTCGTGCTCATCGTCGCGGTGTTGATGCTGATCGTCTGCGCGATCATCTGGGCTATCGCGACCGCGAACGGCAACCACGGTGCCGCCACTAAAGCCCGCGTCGGCGCTTGGACCGCCCTGGGTGCTGCGGTCCTGGCCGGTGGCGGGGTCGCCTGGCTGAACTGGCTCATCTCCCTCGGCCAACAGCTCTGA
- a CDS encoding DUF6112 family protein codes for MFDLITALPALMPMDINIDPNSDGLPGIAQLRTIVGAVMTVGLILSVLALIISAIVWGFGANSSNPHLAGRGKVGVLVSCGAAVICGASVTLINFFWNVGQQV; via the coding sequence GTGTTCGATCTCATCACCGCACTGCCCGCGCTCATGCCGATGGACATCAACATCGACCCCAACAGCGACGGCCTGCCCGGCATCGCCCAACTGCGGACCATCGTCGGCGCAGTCATGACCGTCGGACTGATCCTGTCCGTGCTGGCGCTGATCATCTCCGCGATCGTGTGGGGCTTCGGCGCCAACAGCAGCAATCCGCACCTGGCCGGTCGGGGAAAGGTCGGCGTCCTGGTGTCCTGCGGTGCGGCGGTGATCTGCGGCGCTTCGGTGACGCTCATCAACTTCTTCTGGAACGTCGGACAACAGGTCTGA